One Paramisgurnus dabryanus chromosome 9, PD_genome_1.1, whole genome shotgun sequence genomic window, CAATTTTCTACAGTTTAAtatatagtaaatactaaaggaTATCCTACCACAGTATTGTTCATGTGGgagtcttttatttttattttggtgTTAGTTTAATTGTGTAACAATGATATGTGCTTCATTTTAGGATGGGGTTGTGGACTTCAGAGAGTATGTGACAGCTATCAGTATGCTTATTGAGGGCTCAACAGTGGAAAAGCTTCGCTGGTCCTTTAAACTCTATGACAAAGACAAAGATGGAGCCATAACACGGTCAGAGATGCTTGAAATCATGCAGGTATATCATGAATGAATTTTTATTACTTGCTATATAttacccagtctgtgaaaacacagctgaagtcaatttttttgtgatttactattTTCTACGTAAAATAATCCTACACAATGTcaagatatatttaatattgactgagtaatgtgatgtcaaatattgaaattattattattagattactAGACTTTTACACatgaatttcacagacagggtcacagaCAACTAGTACATCACCAATAAGAAATCATAAATTACAGTTTATACTGATGTGAAAAGTTACATTGTTTGCTCCACTAGAGTGCAGTATATAATCAGTTCTCATTGTTTTTCATGCTGATTCTTAGGCTGTGTACAAAATGAGTGTAGCAGCATCATTGACCAAACCTGATCCATTGACTGCTGAAGAGTGCACTAATAGGATATTTCAACGGCTGGACAAAGATAACAATGGTAATGTGAAATCGCACTGCACTTTAAGTTGGACAGATCATTTCGCACACTTTTAGGGTTGATTATCCCTgctaaaacataaaacaaaatcTGATTTCCATTATAAATGCTATAATATGAACCATCAGCTGCTTACCATTACAGAAATTCTTTTTGGGGCCTTATTCAAGTAGGATTTAGTGCTTTAAATCGACAAGTCAACTACATGTTACTAAAAGGTGTTCTATTGGTTTCTATCTACCAGATAACAGCTTACCAATAGAAGCTTACTTAGACTATTTTAGCTTCCATTAAAAccaatttctgtgatggtttctGTTGTTTTTCACTAAAGTACCCATGTATTAATCATTATGTGTGACGGTTATATAAGACACAATATGATTTTTATTCTTTCCATCTGTATAGCTGTCATCAGTCAAGAGGAATTCATTGAAGGGGCATTGAATGACGAATGGATCAGAGAAATGCTGGAGTGTGATCCAAACACAGTGAAGATGGAGAGGCCTCTAAAAGGGCACACAGTTCTCTAAAGCAGGGGTTTGCCAACataggaaaaacaaaaaagtttctttttttttattgattagttttatttttattgtcattttattaATGACATGTAAGTTTCATTGCAAAATAATTTATGATATATCATATCAAATCATGGTCACTGCCAgagataaaaacataaattgtcAATTTACTGTATTTTCACTACTGCTGATGTATCATGAATTGATACAATATAACAATAACAACGATatgcattatgtttttattttaactcaATGTATAGGAAGTTATTATTTGTAAATCAGTAATTCAACTTTGCTTGTCTATACATTTTACTCATGCCATTGTGCTTACATGAAAACTCTAAATAGTTGTTTTAATAGCATATTAATTTAAAGCTGTTTTCAGTATGCCATGTCAAAAGCTGTCAGTCACTGGAAAGAAGCTACTGGGTACGGTTGTTTATCAGTCTTGCAATGTATATGTAGTTTTGTCTATAAgtttattataaaactatttatatAACTGTAAGAAATAAAGATATAATAATGTACTTCTACATCTGATTATTGTAAACAAAACATCatatactaataataataaactagaTCAGAGGTCTTTTTCAGGCCAAGGACCCCTTAATATATAGAGAGGAGGAGCAAGGACACCCATTACAGTATcaaattaaaaatgtgtttacttACTTTGTTATGATGGTTACGTATTGTAACGTTATTAACATGATCATTTTTTCTATACACAGTTACATACTTttaacataacattttaaatataatgaatatattttaatgtGGGAACCTTCATTTTAATcaagttttgtttcatttctatTATTAGcctatttataatttaatttgttaaaaaagttaaaaatatttgaagGACCCCCAGTAATACCACCACAGACCACTAAGGGGCCCTGGACCccctgttgaagacccatgGACAAGATTCTTGCACAAGCATATAAATGGCACTGAGAAAAATACATTCAGGATACTTTCATATTATGCTGCATATTATGCAgagaaataaatatattaatattgtaTTGATAAGTGCAGAATATTATCTCTGATTTAGTCACAAGTTTCACATGATCCgtactttatttaaaatgaataattgTGCACGGCATTTCTAACAACAGAAAACAACCAAAACCTGATTGCATTTGGCGTTGTTCAAACAGCTGTTGACAGCTCAGCAACTGACTTCACAGTTTTAACCAAATAACAACTTTGGTTACGGTACAGAAAGTGTCAGATTTAAACATATGTAGAGAGACAAAAGTACTGGAGTGCGGGTCAATAAAGAAATCACACGAAAAACGTTTAATTTTCTAATTTGCCGCCACACACACAATCCTGGGATAGGCATGAAACGCCTGAGAGAGATTACAAAGCGTACTATGGCCGAGTAGGTTTATTcatatgaatattaattagTTTCCGGTGACGTTATTTGTTACCGTCCTATGGCGactgatttatttttaaatattaattaggCGCGCTGTGACCTTCCAATAGTAAAGAAATGGCTTATGAATATTAAGCACCAAGCCTAACCCATAGTAAAATATTCCCTGCCTGTGACGTCTCACATTCCCACTTTCATTGTCGACATGGCGCTGGCGAGGTGGGAGCACAAACTACGGAAAGAGCAAACCTCGTAAAGAGATTATAAAACGTAAAGGAGAGGATACCCACGCATTTTATTCACACTTAAGACGGCGATCCAACTTTGGTAAGAAACTGTAACATTCATGTTGGTGGTAAAGTTGACCAATATAAAAGTTACTTTTCCAGTTGGTTTTCCTTGACTTCCAAAAAGTTGTTTGAGTGCGAAACAACTTGTTTTGTGCAttataatgttttgtttaaagatgCATGTCGCAAATGTAAAGTGAGCAGTGAGTGATAAATCATAATCTTAACAGCTTACAACTACTAATCTGTGAATATTTACATAGCCTTAGGGTTCGGATATATTACAATAGCATTGATATACAAGAAGTAAGTAGTTAAACATAGAAACCTCTAGCATCAGTGTCATTTTTACACGTTTTCTGCTataataatatgttaaaatgaGGTATATTTTAACTGGTTTTATGATAGTTAAAGCACAGCTGTGTTTGTGGTGTAGTGATTCACACATTCCACGTAGCCATGCACGAACAAGAGCTGCTCTCTGTAACACGAGTGTACTTTACCTGTGGTCTGCTGAGCTCTGATTTGTAgagttaaaataaatataaaccttCTTTAATTTGTCTTGTAAAGTAGCAAATTTACAGATTTGTCATTTGCTTATGCGTGTTTATTCATATGCAGCATTTTAACGATCTGTCATTTTGCTAGTGCGTAATGTTTACAGTCACTCAGGTGGAATACTTCACAAACACGAGGTGTTTAGGAATGTTTTACGTGATGGATAATTTTAAAACTGGTTTCCTATCCCTAACTACCCACACGTAAAAGTACAGTAGTATACTAagtatttattacaataaactATAAACTTCAGTTTACTGTAATAATATAGAACTGTAGTGAATTGATGAGCTGTTACTGTAGCATACTTTAGTATTTATTATAGTATACTATAGTCTATTATAATAGTTTATCCGTTCCTTTTTTATGGTAAGGTTGTTCAAAATCACTGTGGTTCCAAGGAATTACAGTATACCATAaagtacagtttactatagtaaaaaaaatggttttatGATAGAAAAGAGAGCTAAATGTGAACCTGTGCATTTACCCAAGCGGTGTGGAATTTATTTTGGCTGTTAGCTATAGATAGAGTATGAAATGGCAACAAGCAGCCCTTCTCTCTTCCATGTGGTTATGTGAAGTATGATGCATCAAATTCTTCATCGACACGTTGGCTCGGGATAGTGTGGCATGGAGAGCTTTTATAGATGTTTTAAGTGTGAGAATAGTCTGTCAGTATTTGGTTTGTTGCTGCATGAGTAGAAAAGTCTGCCTAGTGATGCCTAATATAGCCACCAGTATGTCAGAGTGGAATTATTGACACTTTTCCAGTGTATGAAACAAGAAAACGCTGTTTTGCTGTTCCATCTTTTTTCTGTTTCTGGAGTGTCTAAGTGAAGGAGTCTGTTGTAACCAGGGTTTCTCCTCCCACGTGCGAAGTATAAAGGCTTGTGCACATCTGTGTTCTTCAGTGCTCTTGTAACGCTCCTTTTGGCTTAAACACTGCAATTTTTTCCTTCACTACGTGAAGCCAAGCTGCAGAAAACACAATATTAATAGATTCTGTATATAAGGCTCATCCACACTATCAATAACACTGTGGGTTATCGATAAAAAGAAACTTTAACAATAtagggcggtttcccagacagagtttaaattaatccaggactaggccttagttata contains:
- the LOC135774018 gene encoding guanylyl cyclase inhibitory protein — protein: MKMGHAATLPCRKGGTYVTELHEWFRKFLNECPSGQITLHEFRRHFCNGTVGKESAEYAEQIFRTLDNNEDGVVDFREYVTAISMLIEGSTVEKLRWSFKLYDKDKDGAITRSEMLEIMQAVYKMSVAASLTKPDPLTAEECTNRIFQRLDKDNNAVISQEEFIEGALNDEWIREMLECDPNTVKMERPLKGHTVL